The Aquidulcibacter paucihalophilus genomic interval ATCAGACGTTTGCCGATCAGTCCCCGGAACAACAATTCTTCAGCAAAGGCGGTCTTGACCGCGCCGAGCAATATCAGACTGAAGATCAGCTCCGGTCCGGAACCAGTCGCTCCAGCGGCCACCGTCCCTTCTCCGGAAGCCAGTTCCTGCGCGGCGGGCAGTTGTAGCAAGGCGACCGCCACCGCAGCGCCGCCAGCCGCCGCAGCCGCAATCAGCCAGAACCGTGCGCCGGTGAGGCCGACGTAAGGTGCGAAGCGAGATGACTTCCGGCCCCATATCGCCCAGACGATAAGGCCAGCGAGAAAGACAATCCCGACCTGCAGGACCGTATTCAGAACGGTGTTGATCACGCGCGCTCCCCCGGGTTCCAAAACGTAACGCATCAAATCGGCGCGTCGCAAGACGGTGGACATTCCAGCCGGGATGGAGAACTTCCAACTTGCCCAGCCCTCGTTTCAAAGATTCATGATGTCCCTCGACGCCTTTATCGCCGGCCTGCCCAAGGCGGAGCTTCATCTTCATATCGAGGGCAGCCTCGAGCCCGAGCTGATGTTCGAACTGGCGCAGCGAAACGGCGTGGCCATCCCCTTCGACAGCGTCGAGGCCGTGCGCGCAGCCTATGATTTCTCCAACCTGCAGGACTTCCTCGACATCTATTACGCCGGGGCCAATGTCCTGCTGACGCGCCGCGATTTCGAGGACCTGGCCTTCGCCTATTTCCAGCGCGCCGCGGCGGACAACGTCCGGCACGCCGAGATCTTCTTCGACCCACAGACCCATACCGACCGGGGCGTGCCCTTCGC includes:
- a CDS encoding CPBP family intramembrane metalloprotease, encoding MINTVLNTVLQVGIVFLAGLIVWAIWGRKSSRFAPYVGLTGARFWLIAAAAAGGAAVAVALLQLPAAQELASGEGTVAAGATGSGPELIFSLILLGAVKTAFAEELLFRGLIGKRLIAAFGFQAGNAVQALLFGAVHLVLLLVPGASLTTVLGLVAFTTVVGWVCGWLNENPGRGSILPGWGAHAGGNVTAYLMIALA